In Erigeron canadensis isolate Cc75 chromosome 1, C_canadensis_v1, whole genome shotgun sequence, a single window of DNA contains:
- the LOC122597093 gene encoding E3 ubiquitin-protein ligase SGR9, amyloplastic produces the protein MEENSHTTGKILMAALSKLTQQQISTFTITISSLFHLHRHRLSTLLSSNTVFSISLHHLHTLSLHQKSLLIARHMLSILSHLSHFLDPKTTQMPPYATTVLNDRDLDSVLLLLLLCELHQHNPVTLKSLSPSNWQKSLSNYVSTTMLTLSGIGFSNSEILRKYIELVARCKKFVDVMGCGDGKGGKDVAASVAAVIALPSVEVIQGGKECAICKEEMRLGRDVCELPCEHHFHWMCMLPWVIKRNTCPCCRYRLPTDDVYGEIARQWELVVRIGGSYF, from the coding sequence ATGGAAGAAAATAGTCATACCACCGGAAAAATTCTCATGGCAGCCCTCTCCAAGCTAACCCAACAGCAAATTTCCACCTTCACCATCACTATCTCCTCGCTTTTCCACCTCCACCGTCACCGTCTCTCAACACTCTTGTCGTCAAACACAGTCTTTTCCATCTCCCTTCACCACCTTCACACTCTCTCCCTCCACCAAAAATCCCTTCTCATTGCAAGACACATGTTATCAATCCTATCTCACCTTTCACACTTTCTCGATCCTAAAACCACCCAAATGCCGCCGTATGCCACCACCGTGCTGAATGACCGTGATCTTGACTCAGTTCTCTTACTTCTACTGCTATGTGAACTCCATCAACATAACCCTGTAACACTAAAGTCTTTGTCACCGTCGAATTGGCAGAAGTCTCTCTCTAACTATGTATCCACCACCATGTTAACTCTTTCTGGCATTGGGTTTTCCAATAGTGAAATATTGAGAAAGTATATTGAATTAGTGGCTAGATGTAAAAAGTTTGTAGATGTTATGGGTTGTGGGGATGGAAAGGGCGGGAAGGACGTCGCAGCTTCCGTGGCAGCAGTCATTGCATTGCCCTCGGTGGAGGTGATACAAGGAGGAAAGGAATGTGCTATATGTAAAGAAGAAATGAGGTTAGGGAGAGATGTGTGTGAATTACCTTGTGAACATCATTTTCATTGGATGTGTATGTTGCCATGGGTGATCAAGAGGAACACTTGTCCTTGTTGTCGCTATCGGCTTCCGACTGATGACGTGTATGGCGAGATTGCGCGGCAGTGGGAACTGGTTGTCAGAATAGGTGGTAGTTATTTTTAG
- the LOC122596278 gene encoding pentatricopeptide repeat-containing protein At2g37310, producing MRFTQVLLQIQISPATAHTRNGLNYAAYGRIIQHCTDHRLVRGAKLLHAKLIVSGVTLNNYLASKLISCYSKTNNLFYAHKVFDEIPNRNTFSWNALFMGYSMNNRHTDTLDLFRCFLSACSASVKPDNYTVTCVLKALSSLGCELSLGKRFHCFIVRNRLDFDIYVVNGLITYYCRCDDIDAARKLFDFVYNKDLVSWNSMMAGYAQGGCYEKCKELYFEMLGLEDIRPDEFTMISVLQACAQSSDLNLGLKVHQFVIDNDIKMDLPVFNALIAMYAKCGSLDYAKQIFEEMSEKDEISYGSIISGYMFHGFVDKAMNLFREMERPGLSTWNTVISGQFQNKQYETVVDLFYEMQVNGFKPNTVTLSNIFPTLSQLSNLKGGKEIHAYAIRHRYDKNIYVATATIDTYAKLGFLEGAQTVFDQSDKRSVIIYTSLISAYSAHGEVKAALNLFNKMIEEGTQPDSVTFTSILSACAHSGEVDIAWRIFNSMQPRYNIQPLMEHYACMVDVLSRAMKISEALNLIKKMPFDPSARIWGALLNGASICNNVEVGKFAFDHLLKIEPENTGSYMLMANLYSRTSRWEEAENVRDMLDSLGLKKITGSSWIETPNGMQTFMAKDVSNERTEEIYATLEELVDLMREQRYEASKDLHEEIVVA from the coding sequence ATGAGATTCACACAAGTATTACTACAAATTCAAATTTCACCCGCCACCGCCCACACCCGCAATGGCCTTAACTACGCGGCATACGGCCGTATCATCCAACATTGCACCGATCACCGTCTTGTCCGCGGAGCCAAGCTCCTCCACGCCAAACTTATCGTTTCCGGCGTCACCCTCAATAACTATTTAGCTTCAAAACTAATCTCTTGTTACTCCAAAACCAACAATCTTTTTTATGCTCACAAGGTGTTCGATGAAATTCCTAAcagaaatactttttcttggaACGCATTGTTCATGGGCTACTCCATGAATAACAGACACACCGATACACTGGACCTTTTTCGGTGTTTTTTGTCTGCTTGTTCGGCATCCGTGAAACCCGATAATTATACTGTTACGTGTGTGCTAAAGGCGTTGTCGTCGTTGGGTTGTGAGTTGAGCTTGGGTAAAAGATTTCATTGTTTTATTGTACGAAACAGGCTGGACTTTGATATATATGTGGTAAACGGTTTGATAACTTATTATTGTAGGTGTGATGATATTGATGCTGCAAGGAAGTTGTTTGATTTTGTGTATAATAAAGATCTTGTGTCGTGGAATTCGATGATGGCTGGGTATGCGCAAGGAGGGTGTTACGAGAAATGTAAAGAATTGTATTTCGAGATGTTGGGTTTGGAAGATATTAGACCAGATGAGTTTACTATGATTAGTGTCTTGCAAGCATGTGCGCAGTCGAGTGATCTTAATTTAGGTTTAAAAGTACATCAATTTGTGATAGATAATGATATCAAAATGGATCTCCCTGTTTTCAATGCATTGATTGCAATGTATGCAAAATGTGGTAGCTTAGACTATGCTAAACAAATATTTGAGGAAATGAGCGAGAAGGATGAAATTAGCTATGGATCAATTATATCTGGTTATATGTTTCATGGTTTTGTAGACAAAGCTATGAATCTTTTTAGGGAAATGGAAAGACCAGGGTTGAGTACTTGGAATACTGTGATATCAGGGCAGTTTCAGAACAAGCAGTATGAAACGGTAGTTGATTTATTTTACGAGATGCAGGTGAATGGGTTCAAGCCTAATACGGTAACACTGTCAAATATTTTTCCTACGCTTTCGCAGTTATCAAATCTGAAAGGAGGGAAAGAGATACATGCTTATGCAATCAGACATAGGTATGATAAGAATATATATGTAGCAACGGCTACTATTGATACCTATGCTAAGTTAGGTTTTCTTGAGGGGGCACAAACTGTTTTTGATCAATCGGATAAGAGAAGTGTAATTATATATACGTCGTTAATATCAGCATATTCTGCACATGGAGAGGTTAAAGCAGCACTTAATCTATTTAATAAGATGATAGAAGAAGGAACACAGCCAGATTCGGTTACATTTACATCTATATTATCAGCTTGTGCTCACTCCGGAGAGGTAGATATAGCTTGGAGGATATTTAACAGTATGCAACCAAGATATAATATTCAGCCTTTAATGGAACATTATGCTTGCATGGTAGATGTATTAAGTCGGGCCATGAAGATATCTGAAGCGTTAAATCTCATCAAGAAAATGCCTTTTGATCCTAGTGCTAGAATTTGGGGTGCATTGCTTAATGGGGCCTCGATTTGTAATAATGTTGAAGTTGGGAAGTTTGCTTTTGATCACTTGTTAAAGATTGAGCCTGAAAATACAGGAAGTTATATGCTGATGGCTAACTTATATTCACGAACCAGCAGATGGGAAGAGGCTGAAAATGTTAGAGATATGTTGGATAGTCTGGGGTTGAAGAAAATCACAGGTAGTAGCTGGATTGAAACGCCAAATGGAATGCAAACTTTTATGGCCAAAGATgtatcaaatgaaagaacagagGAAATATATGCTACATTAGAAGAATTAGTTGACTTGATGAGAGAACAAAGGTATGAAGCAAGTAAAGATCTTCATGAAGAAATCGTTGTTGCTTAG